GCAAGGGTTGGCAATCGATATCTTCTGCATCGCACTTGATTCATGTGGCCTGTACCGTTTGTAGATTAACAGAGTAGCACAGACTAGTTAAAAATATTAGATCTAGATCTTATGCTGTTAGTGTAAAACACACTAAAAACCGTTAGTGCACGTTGTGCAAGTTAACTTATGGCTTTTCTAGTTATCAAATTTGTGCCTAGATTTAGTTTTAAGTGACCCCCTCTTTGGTTCCAAAACTCACGTGTCCACCTTTCATCCCAACTCAGAAGCTGTTTCATGCGTTATGTGTTGCTGCGAATTTTGTTCGTAGCccaccaaaacaaatgtcgttcGATCAGACAGTAAAACCAAGCAGTTCGGATTTAATATatctatatactatatatataacgAGTACACTTATCCAGCGACCGTATAATGTTTCCACGAATGTAAACGTCACAATTTAGCGATTACTTTCGCCACTATAATCTCAACACTTTATTCCTCAATAAGCATGTTGAGGCATTTGTTTCAGGTGTCTGTTCCCAACTTCGATTCTGCCTGATTGTGTCGTCCGTGGCCCTGCCACACCATAACTTATTTTCTGTCATCGCCTCCAAACTCTGTCGAGTTCCCATTCCAGAAAACATTTCTTTCATCAGATGGACCATGATCCTCGCTCCCCAGAGTGTGGACATTAGCACCAAATGGTCTGGGCCGCCTTCGCAGCGTGTTTGCAGAGTCTGCATCAGTCACTTCATGGTCCCTATTGCCAACAAGAGGCCGTGGCTGACCAGATCCATGTCCTGTTTCAGAGATGTAGAGATAATTGCACTGATTAGAAATTACATTACAGAACTATAAAAAGCTTAAATGAAAATGCCAATACACTTCGGTCACTGACTAGAAATAAAATTTAAATAAGAAAACATACTAAGCTGCTGTAGGCCTTCATTTGACTGTAGCTCTGGATTTGATGAGTTCGTATTTCCCCTCAGGTAGGAGAGTGGATTCACATAAGACAGCACGGTTCTCAGGTAACCAAAGTATCCCCCCGCACCTGAATTGCCACCCACATCATAAGATGCTGATGACTGAGGCCTTGTTACCTGACCAGGCTGCCGATGTGGAACAACAATCATTGCATGACGGTTTTGAATACCCAGCTCAGATAGTGTTGCTTCCATATCTGGACAAGATTTGTTGACAATTTAACTAGATATATTAAAAACTTCAGCATCcagaaaaaaagataaaaaacTTACAAGGGCAATGGTCATCATGCAAAACCAAAatacagaaaagaaaaagaaaattcatGGTACATCAGTACGAGAAATGCAACTTCAGCATTCACACAACACTGCTTTCAAATTATTGACTCATGGACTTCATGCCTTTCAATTTACCAAGCCAGCCAAAATTGATAGTTCTGGTACTCCTTTTATTTCTTCTAGGTTCAATTGCGGTGTAGTTTGGTTTTGAAAACTGTGCTAAAGGGCAAGGGGAAAAAATAGATACATAGTTATATTAGAGAAATACTTGGGTTTTAGAAAGACACAAGGTGTTTGGATGcaacaaattttgttttaaaaaccATGATATTGCAAAAAAAATGTAGTCTTTTTGGAGCTTTAAAAACTCCCCTCAGGACCTCCTTTGTTGAAACAGTGGCATTGCATGCCTCTAGCTTCTAAACTGCAATTTATTGATATGATGGCGTTTTGGAAAAAGCGAGTCAAGGGTTGATAAACCTTCAAGGAAAGGCTTTAACGATGCTGCAAAATTACGAGGCTTGGACTTTGTGGCTCCCATAGAAACAAATGTGTTTTTGAGGGTGTATCTCCTCTCATGGAGGCCCATTGGTTTTTCAGGGAGGAGATGAACATGTGGTGCCTGCCTGGAGCTAAAAAGCTTCAGGAGTTGGGCACAATTGTCAAGATTTAGCATTAACTTGATTAGTTCTCCATTCTTTCTCTTTTTAATACAAAGATACACAGCTCTCCTATGTGATCGAGGAAAAAATGGGATTTTAGAACTACAGCATCCAAATAAGCCCCAAATGTTCTGTGCTGATGCATCATGTCTATCAGGTCAAAAACTTGAGAATGAAGAAGAAATACAAACTGATCTCAAGACAAATGATTTCTACCAAAAATAACGATTCAGTACCTTGTTCAGAGAAAACTCTTTTTGGATAAACCAGAGAAAGATCATATGAGCCAAGCTCATTGCCTTTGTTTTCATCCACGAAATTCTTCACTTTCCTCAAAACATCTTGTTTTGTTACTTTGATCTCCAGTCTATTTCCACTGGGCATACGAATACTAAGCTGAACATCATCTGAGTGCACAGAAATAAGAGGGGGGCCAGAAGTTGTTGCCTTGTCTTGTTCCACAAGTGACTGGGAAGAAAGTCCTCTATTAGTGAGTGTACTAGGAGTATCCTCCAAGGGGACAGAAGTGTGACTTCCATCATCTTTGTTCTTTCTTTTCGCTGATGGTGTAATGTCCTCTCCTTTTGGATCTGCAGAACTGACCGTATTTGACTTCCTTGAACTATCAACCAAATCACAATTAAATTCAGTATTTGTT
This sequence is a window from Miscanthus floridulus cultivar M001 chromosome 10, ASM1932011v1, whole genome shotgun sequence. Protein-coding genes within it:
- the LOC136486711 gene encoding plant UBX domain-containing protein 11-like, which encodes MARTINSLMYKGSIPDAINQSRREKKLFVVYISGEDEASSNLEQSTLIAESVVEVIGRCCILLHLKQGNVDASQFSAIYPQKSVPSISVIGLNGVLLWNHEGYINSENLKESIKKAWAALHLQETAATLLTASLASRNAESVNNATTVLVAQGGSSTLENPSDSSSQSPDVSGASGVAHSTDLVSQVPSSTTLYEPLEINEKEGSKSDSGDRTVEKLGSTNTEFNCDLVDSSRKSNTVSSADPKGEDITPSAKRKNKDDGSHTSVPLEDTPSTLTNRGLSSQSLVEQDKATTSGPPLISVHSDDVQLSIRMPSGNRLEIKVTKQDVLRKVKNFVDENKGNELGSYDLSLVYPKRVFSEQDMEATLSELGIQNRHAMIVVPHRQPGQVTRPQSSASYDVGGNSGAGGYFGYLRTVLSYVNPLSYLRGNTNSSNPELQSNEGLQQLRHGSGQPRPLVGNRDHEVTDADSANTLRRRPRPFGANVHTLGSEDHGPSDERNVFWNGNSTEFGGDDRK